In Paractinoplanes brasiliensis, the following proteins share a genomic window:
- a CDS encoding metal ABC transporter permease, producing MDLFQYDFMIRALLGALIIGLTAPALGIYLVQRRLSLIGDGIGHVALTGVGVGLLLNQSPVLSAVIVAAIGAVGVELIRERGRTSGDLALALLFYGGIAGGVVLVALSDDANNNSLVQYLFGSLITTSPEDIAVIAVLGAAVLIAMLVFRPALFAVCNDEEYARVSGLPVRALNLLMAVTTAVTVTIAMRTVGLLLVSALMVIPVAAAQQVTRGFRTTMAAAMAIGLVAAGAGVVVSAEADTPPGATTVILALAVFVAITVGAAGLRMVRRHSQPPREVEPPDVVLQEAPVR from the coding sequence ATGGACCTCTTCCAGTACGACTTCATGATCCGCGCCCTGCTGGGCGCGCTGATCATCGGCTTGACCGCGCCCGCCCTCGGCATCTATCTGGTGCAGCGGCGGCTCTCGCTGATCGGCGACGGCATCGGGCACGTGGCGCTGACCGGCGTCGGCGTGGGCCTGCTGCTCAACCAGTCCCCCGTGCTCAGCGCGGTGATCGTGGCGGCGATCGGCGCGGTCGGCGTCGAGCTGATCCGCGAGCGCGGCCGCACCTCCGGCGACCTGGCCCTGGCGCTGCTGTTCTACGGCGGCATCGCGGGTGGCGTGGTGCTGGTCGCGCTCTCCGACGACGCCAACAACAACAGCCTGGTGCAGTACCTGTTCGGCTCGCTGATCACGACGTCGCCCGAGGACATCGCGGTGATCGCCGTGCTCGGGGCGGCCGTGCTGATCGCGATGCTGGTGTTCCGGCCGGCGCTGTTCGCGGTCTGCAACGACGAGGAGTACGCCCGGGTCAGCGGCCTGCCGGTGCGCGCGCTCAACCTGCTGATGGCCGTCACCACCGCCGTCACGGTGACGATCGCCATGCGTACGGTGGGCCTTCTGCTCGTCTCGGCCCTGATGGTGATCCCGGTGGCCGCCGCGCAGCAGGTCACCCGCGGCTTCCGCACCACGATGGCCGCCGCGATGGCGATCGGGCTGGTCGCGGCGGGCGCCGGGGTGGTCGTCTCGGCCGAGGCCGACACCCCGCCCGGCGCCACCACGGTGATCCTGGCGCTGGCCGTCTTCGTGGCGATCACCGTCGGGGCCGCGGGCCTGCGGATGGTGCGCCGGCATTCCCAGCCGCCCCGCGAGGTGGAGC
- a CDS encoding metal ABC transporter ATP-binding protein, whose product MSVVSVRHAAVGYDGREILHDVSMTVDAGEVVAILGANGSGKSTLIRTILGLVALGHGEIDLFGTPQRKFRDWARVGYVPQRLGAGSGVPATVGEVVASGRLARRGIFRPSGAADRAAVRDALTDVGLLMRINDPVTTLSGGQQQRTLIARALAGRPDLLVLDEPTAGVDAASQEAFAAALGRFAGDGGTILLVAHELGPLRPLIDRAVVVHEGRIAHEGAPPEPAGHHAEPDHDHVHPHAVQPAAGICVAPADRIVAS is encoded by the coding sequence ATGAGTGTCGTCTCGGTACGCCACGCCGCCGTCGGCTACGACGGCCGCGAGATCCTGCACGACGTGTCGATGACCGTGGACGCCGGCGAGGTCGTCGCGATCCTGGGCGCCAACGGCTCCGGCAAGTCCACCCTGATCCGGACGATCCTCGGGCTGGTCGCGCTCGGCCACGGCGAGATCGACCTGTTCGGCACCCCGCAGCGCAAGTTCCGCGACTGGGCCCGCGTCGGCTACGTGCCGCAGCGCCTCGGCGCGGGCAGCGGCGTGCCGGCCACGGTCGGCGAGGTCGTCGCCTCGGGGCGGCTGGCCCGGCGCGGCATCTTCCGGCCGTCCGGGGCGGCCGACCGGGCGGCGGTGCGGGACGCGCTGACCGACGTGGGCCTGCTGATGCGCATCAACGACCCGGTCACCACGCTCTCCGGCGGCCAGCAGCAGCGCACGCTGATCGCGCGGGCGCTGGCCGGCCGGCCCGACCTGCTGGTGCTCGACGAGCCGACGGCCGGGGTCGACGCGGCCAGCCAGGAGGCGTTCGCCGCCGCGCTGGGCCGGTTCGCCGGCGACGGCGGCACGATCCTGCTGGTCGCGCACGAGCTCGGCCCGTTGCGGCCGCTGATCGACAGGGCCGTCGTCGTGCACGAGGGCCGCATCGCGCACGAGGGCGCGCCACCCGAGCCGGCCGGTCACCACGCCGAACCCGACCACGACCATGTGCACCCGCACGCCGTGCAGCCCGCGGCGGGCATCTGCGTGGCCCCGGCCGACCGGATCGTGGCGAGCTGA